Proteins encoded by one window of Cannabis sativa cultivar Pink pepper isolate KNU-18-1 chromosome 4, ASM2916894v1, whole genome shotgun sequence:
- the LOC115714309 gene encoding MLO-like protein 8, giving the protein MNWVFFFSVSVSLWLLLVDVAMAATADAYERTLDQTPTWAVAGVCAVIIIISIGLEKVLHKLGTWFTDRHKRALFEALEKVKAELMILGFISLILTFFQSYIARICIPINVAQTMLPCTLKEVEKTDEEEHRRRLLWFEHRVLSAVDAIPKCKTGYEPLISVEGLHQLHILIFFLACFHVLFSGITMLLGRLKIRGWKKWELETLTHDYEFSTDPSRFRLTHETSFVRAHTSFWTRTPIFFYIGCFFRQFFKSVSKSDYLTLRNGFISVHLAPGSKFDFQKYVKRSLEDDFKLVVGVSPVLWASFVIFLLLNVAKWQALFWASLIPLIIILAVGIELQSILTKMAVEITERHAVVQGIPLVQGSDKYFWFGRPQLVLQLIHFALFQNAFQITYFLWIWYSYGLKSCFHANFKLAIMKVSMGVGVLCLCSYITLPLYALVAQMGSGMKRSIFDEQTSKALKQWRMAVKKKHGGRSPKSPSVTLGAGSSTLSKVHSSGHTLHRFKTTGHSTHSMPYDDNEISDIESDMMSPSATTNLIVRVDHEDEMEMNVHREQETRNEDDFSFVKPAPLK; this is encoded by the exons ATGAACTGGGTATTCTTCTTCTCTGTGAGTGTGAGTCTATGGCTTCTTTTGGTGGATGTAGCTATGGCAGCGACTGCAGATGCTTACGAGAGAACACTTGATCAGACACCCACATGGGCTGTTGCCGGCGTTTGCGCCGTTATCATTATCATATCAATAGGCTTGGAAAAAGTTCTTCATAAGCTTGGAACG TGGTTTACAGATAGGCACAAAAGAGCACTATTTGAAGCCCTTGAGAAGGTTAAAGCTG AGTTGATGATTCTGGGTTTCATTTCACTTATCCTGACCTTTTTCCAGAGTTACATTGCCAGAATATGTATCCCCATTAATGTAGCGCAGACCATGTTGCCATGTACTCTTAAGGAAGTAGAAAAAACTGATGAAGAAGAACATCGCCGTAGACTTTTATGGTTTGAGCACAGAGTTTTATCTGCTGTTGACGCTATTCCTAAATGCAAAACT GGATACGAACCACTTATTTCTGTTGAAGGATTGCATCAGTTGCACATCCTCATATTCTTCTTAGCTTGTTTTCATGTGCTATTCAGTGGTATCACAATGTTGCTTGGGAGGCTAAAG ATTCGTGGTTGGAAGAAATGGGAGCTGGAAACGTTAACCCATGACTACGAATTTTCAACTG ATCCATCAAGATTCAGACTTACTCATGAGACATCATTTGTCCGAGCACATACCAGCTTCTGGACTAGGACCCCAATCTTTTTCTATATC GGATGCTTCTTTCGACAATTTTTTAAGTCTGTTAGTAAGTCGGACTACTTGACATTACGCAACGGATTTATCTCG GTGCATTTGGCTCCTGGAAGTAAATTTGACTTTCAAAAGTATGTCAAGAGATCCTTGGAAGATGACTTTAAGTTAGTTGTTGGAGTAAG TCCTGTCTTATGGGCGTCATTTGTGATCTTCTTGTTGCTGAACGTTGCAA AATGGCAAGCATTATTTTGGGCATCTTTGATCCCTCTTATT ATAATCTTAGCTGTTGGAATTGAACTTCAATCCATCTTGACAAAGATGGCTGTCGAAATCACTGAGAGGCACGCTGTAGTCCAAGGAATTCCTCTTGTGCAGGGATCAGATAAATACTTTTGGTTTGGTCGGCCCCAATTGGTCCTTCAGCTAATCCATTTTGCTTTGTTTCAG AATGCTTTTCAAATAACATACTTCCTGTGGATATGG TATTCATATGGATTAAAATCTTGCTTCCATGCTAATTTCAAGCTTGCCATTATGAAAGTTTCTATGGG GGTTGGTGTCCTATGTTTGTGCAGCTACATTACACTTCCACTCTATGCCCTTGTAGCTCAG ATGGGTTCAGGAATGAAGAGATCCATCTTTGATGAACAAACATCTAAGGCCCTTAAGCAGTGGCGCATGGCTGTGAAGAAGAAGCATGGAGGAAGATCCCCCAAGTCCCCCAGTGTTACCCTTGGTGCTGGAAGCTCAACTCTATCCAAGGTGCATTCCTCAGGACACACACTGCACCGATTCAAAACCACTGGTCACTCAACTCACTCAATGCCCTATGACGATAATGAGATATCTGATATTGAATCTGATATGATGTCTCCCTCTGCGACAACAAACTTGATTGTAAGAGTCGATCACGAGGACGAAATGGAAATGAATGTACACAGAGAACAGGAAACCAGAAATGAAGATGACTTTTCATTTGTAAAGCCCGCTCCACTGAAGTAA